One stretch of Zingiber officinale cultivar Zhangliang chromosome 6B, Zo_v1.1, whole genome shotgun sequence DNA includes these proteins:
- the LOC121989979 gene encoding alpha-humulene 10-hydroxylase-like codes for MAMEANSLFSPFSFITLFLGFFIILLIKIRSRSRLALAPLPPGPPRLPLIGNIHQLVGGNPHRILHQLAKTHGPLIRLRLGQVDQVVASSMEAVEEIIKRHDLNFTDRPTNLTFSRILSYGTRNVSLSPYGGYWKQMRKIYAMELLNSRRVKSFATIREFVNRKLTAEIADKASAQTPFNLSQMVMSMTNELVIRAVIGGECKQKAEFLNLVKETVSNVTSFAVADMYPSLKFLDTLTGLKFRLERIRDKLDKIFEEIIAERQVLLASEQAEEDLLIDVLLKLKDEGNLEFPITYDSIKAVIMEIFLAGTETASSVIEWAMSELIKNPKAMEKVQKEMRETMQGKTKLEESDILKFSYLNLVIKETMRLHAPAPLLVPRVCKETCEVMGYRVPAGAIVLINAFALGRDEQYWGSDAESFKPERFEGGLVDFKGFNFEFLPFGVGRRICPGMTFGLSAVEVGLAHLLFHFNWQLPRGMKIEDLDMMDVSGANASRRSPLVVLANPIMPLP; via the exons ATGGCCATGGAAGCTAATTCCCTCTTCTCACCTTTCTCCTTCATCACTCTCTTCCTCGGCTTCTTCATAATTTTACTGATAAAGATCAGATCAAGGAGCAGACTAGCATTAGCTCCTCTCCCACCCGGCCCGCCCAGGCTTCCCCTCATCGGAAACATTCACCAGCTCGTCGGCGGCAACCCTCACCGTATCCTTCACCAACTCGCCAAAACGCACGGCCCCCTCATCCGTCTCAGACTCGGACAGGTGGACCAAGTCGTCGCCTCGTCCATGGAGGCGGTGGAAGAGATCATCAAGCGCCATGATCTCAACTTTACTGACCGACCCACCAACTTGACCTTCTCCAGAATATTGAGCTATGGCACGCGCAACGTCTCATTGTCCCCCTACGGTGGCTACTGGAAGCAGATGAGGAAAATCTATGCCATGGAGCTGCTCAACTCCCGGCGCGTCAAGTCCTTCGCCACGATCCGCGAGTTTGTGAACCGAAAGCTCACGGCGGAGATCGCCGACAAGGCGTCTGCTCAAACACCTTTCAATCTAAGCCAGATGGTGATGTCCATGACTAATGAGCTAGTGATCAGAGCTGTGATTGGTGGCGAGTGCAAACAAAAGGCGGAATTCTTGAACCTGGTCAAAGAGACAGTAAGCAACGTGACCAGCTTCGCGGTGGCTGATATGTACCCCTCGCTCAAATTCTTGGATACTCTAACGGGGTTGAAGTTCAGGTTAGAGCGAATCCGTGATAAGCTCGACAAAATCTTTGAGGAAATCATCGCAGAGCGTCAAGTCTTACTGGCCTCTGAGCAAGCAGAGGAGGATCTACTTATCGATGTACTTCTCAAGCTTAAAGATGAAGGAAATCTAGAATTCCCAATCACATACGACTCCATCAAGGCCGTCATCATG GAAATATTCCTGGCCGGGACGGAAACAGCATCATCGGTCATTGAATGGGCTATGTCAGAGTTGATCAAGAATCCCAAGGCAATGGAGAAAGTCCAAAAGGAAATGAGGGAGACTATGCAAGGGAAAACCAAGCTCGAAGAGAGTGACATTCTCAAATTCAGTTATCTAAATTTGGTGATCAAGGAGACGATGCGGCTCCACGCTCCTGCCCCTCTGCTGGTGCCGAGAGTATGCAAAGAGACGTGCGAGGTCATGGGATATCGAGTGCCCGCCGGAGCTATAGTGCTCATCAATGCATTTGCACTGGGCAGAGATGAGCAGTACTGGGGCTCTGATGCTGAGAGCTTCAAGCCTGAGAGATTTGAGGGCGGCTTGGTGGACTTCAAGGGCTTCAACTTCGAGTTCTTGCCATTTGGTGTAGGGCGAAGGATATGCCCCGGCATGACATTTGGGTTGTCGGCCGTGGAAGTTGGACTGGCTCACCTCCTCTTCCACTTTAACTGGCAGCTTCCTCGAGGCATGAAGATTGAAGATTTGGACATGATGGACGTTTCTGGGGCGAACGCATCAAGGAGATCACCTCTCGTTGTGCTTGCCAATCCAATAATGCCTCTGCCATAG